The genomic segment ACGCTCCAGCAGCGCCGCCACCACCTCGCGGCGCATGAGTTGTTCGTGGACGGCGTCCGCCTCGACGTGTTCGGTGTAGAACAGGGCGCACGCCGGATCCGCGACGCGCATCCGTTCCAGTGCCGCGGCGAGGCGGGCCGCACCGGGTGGTGAGCCGATCTCGATGGCGGCGAACTGGCCCACGGCCATGCCCCGGTGCGCCCGATGCAGTCCGAACAGCGACATGAGGTTGACCACGGCAAGCATCGGCGCGGGCACCCGGTCGAGGTAGAAGCCGTACGCCGGGTCGAGTCCGAGTCCGCGCATGAGGTCGGCGAACAGCCGCGCGTGCATACGTTCGGCACGCCCGCCGCCGTATTCGTCGAACTCGACGGTGACCACGCCCGCCTTGGCGCGTCCGGTCAGGCGCGGAATGAGCCACGCCTGGGGGTCGGCCTCCTTCAGGTGGTAGAGCGAGCGGTGCACGACGTATTCGCGGAACTGCTCCACGTCACCGCGCTCCAGGAGGTGGTGGCTGACCCCGGTGCCGTCGAGGGGCTCGATCAGCAGGGGCGCGAGAGCGTCGTCCACGCCGCCATCGGCATCGACGTTGTCTCGCAGTGCGCACAGGAACGACTCCTCCAGTCGCGCGCGCAGCCGCAGCAGGTCGGGGTCCCACTCCCAGCGCGGATCCGCTCCCGCGAACGAGCGATAGTGCAGTTCGTAGCAGGCGTACAGGGCAAGCTGGAGGTCCTCGCCGAAGCCGTCGGCGTCGGCTCCGGCTCCGGCCGGTGTCCGTACGCCCGTCCCGGCCGGTTCGGCCAGAGCCGCGAGCACCGCGCGCGACA from the Embleya scabrispora genome contains:
- a CDS encoding iron-containing redox enzyme family protein, with translation MTAPTLPTPRGPLSRAVLAALAEPAGTGVRTPAGAGADADGFGEDLQLALYACYELHYRSFAGADPRWEWDPDLLRLRARLEESFLCALRDNVDADGGVDDALAPLLIEPLDGTGVSHHLLERGDVEQFREYVVHRSLYHLKEADPQAWLIPRLTGRAKAGVVTVEFDEYGGGRAERMHARLFADLMRGLGLDPAYGFYLDRVPAPMLAVVNLMSLFGLHRAHRGMAVGQFAAIEIGSPPGAARLAAALERMRVADPACALFYTEHVEADAVHEQLMRREVVAALLEREPELENDVAFGIRAGGVVEDRLAAHLLTAWNEGRSSLRPPERLAPEAVHRAATGAS